The Glandiceps talaboti chromosome 9, keGlaTala1.1, whole genome shotgun sequence genome window below encodes:
- the LOC144440274 gene encoding nephrin-like isoform X4 — translation MSYRYQTNDPPVATIPNSLCIQKGNKLNISCTYTQGQPGHTQVQWTKVGGSFVRDGNPLIVPNIQPESNGQTEYTCNVNNTYWDGTYGVDTVKITLDVQYAPMVTIEGSTTVKEGEALELVCNIDANPEHDKLRWIHHNDSVQIGDRLTLNNIYRSQGGRYTCEASNTFCSGIGTRGSGRLDVEIDVYFIPSADDVALTRVGDTAVNSGDNLSFLCIVESSNPAATIYWYMNGERLNKAMEWIRLLEIDDTSIGPYNGKVSKQRLELTTSASHNGARVMCTALNAKVDPQREITSNNLSCEIYFPPKYPEGCSTKLRINDGVEPRTYTANSVLMLSCTSCSSNPAAEIRWHGKISSSPKTEYISYFFGGLRTLQNQSIYLTPQHHGAEYSCEAINNRFPEEGSISNTVTLDVHYIPFTVNESRNNVTTANSGGMAKFTCQVRSNPYPTVTWYDPKGGVLMTSEEETNGVLQTNTLILYNVSAGDYGKYTCKAKNHLGSATVYITLQGKSRPTPASITNISVADNAGIVMWKPGFDGGEPQTFYVEYKEVLTGVTYRTENTTDVNTTLTNLKPGTAYQITVISANRLGDHRSNTITTTTSDSPSTISRKSDSTIAIAIVTGVILVIAMVPLLLIFMLRRKNNNNKRRRDNVSTHSHFPLFLTRQEEAVPLREIHPETQENTDVPTYAVVNKRSNRRQNGDYITLPDPEGQVTIYENVPRDAAATAEPPFLSPRIDEESKYINIPRTQEETPPIIEPRNPANNTNRRNLLVEPTYTNTPRTRAQIPTYEGPYELLQEPIPLRSPNLKEGSTKPPKKSGRNKRKQYENVRENRLLSDRDRELEYELDADMLPPEDEYENLPDNLNDNSEYTNIGRRKHTNGADSSVSDTGKDGMPLPLPKKKRAANVEGLVYADLDLIKKEMSSERNDPRRTEAEEPPTEYATIDIAKTEKLRREREKNKKSSAK, via the exons ATGTCCTACAGATATCAAACCAATG ATCCTCCTGTAGCAACAATTCCCAATTCACTGTGTATCCAAAAAggaaacaaattaaatatatctTGTACATATACCCAAGGGCAACCTGGCCATACTCAAGTGCAATGGACAAAAGTCGGGGGTAGTTTTGTTAGAGATGGCAACCCACTTATTGTACCTAACATACAACCTGAAAGTAATGGTCAGACAGAATATACTTGTAACGTGAATAACACATATTGGGATGGCACTTACGGGGTTGATACCGTTAAAATCACTCTAGATGTTCAGT ATGCCCCTATGGTGACTATTGAAGGCAGCACTACAGTCAAAGAAGGGGAAGCCCTAGAACTTGTATGCAACATTGATGCAAATCCTGAACATGACAAATTAAGGTGGATTCATCATAATGATAGCGTACAAATCGGTGATAGATTGACTTTGAACAATATATACAGATCACAGGGGGGAAGATACACATGTGAAGCTTCTAACACTTTTTGCAGTGGTATTGGCACGCGGGGATCAGGAAGACTTGACGTTGAGATCGACGTGTACT TCATACCGTCCGCTGACGATGTCGCGCTGACACGTGTTGGTGACACCGCCGTCAATTCTGGTGACAATCTATCGTTTTTATGTATCGTCGAATCAAGTAATCCTGCAGCAACTATTTATTGGTACATGAACGGGGAAAGACTGAATAAAGCTATGGAATGGATAAGACTCTTAGAAATAGATGATACAAGTATTGGTCCGTACAACGGCAAAGTGTCAAAGCAAAGACTGGAATTAACAACGAGTGCAAGTCACAACGGTGCACGGGTAATGTGTACAGCACTAAACGCTAAAGTTGATCCTCAACGAGAAATTACCTCGAATAATTTGTCATGTGAGATATATT TCCCTCCAAAGTATCCGGAAGGTTGTTCAACCAAGCTGCGCATAAATGATGGCGTTGAACCCCGAACTTACACGGCGAACTCTGTGTTGATGTTAAGTTGTACTTCATGCAGTAGTAACCCGGCAGCTGAAATTCGGTGGCATGGGAAGATCTCTTCTTCACCTAAAACAGAATATATCAGTTACTTCTTCGGTGGTTTAAGAACCTTGCAGAACCAGTCAATCTACTTAACACCACAGCACCATGGTGCAGAATATTCGTGTGAAGCCATCAATAATAGATTTCCCGAGGAGGGATCTATATCTAATACAGTTACTTTGGATGTTCACT ATATTCCCTTTACTGTAAATGAATCAAGAAACAATGTAACGACTGCTAATAGTGGTGGAATGGCAAAGTTTACATGCCAAGTAAGAAGCAATCCTTATCCGACCGTCACATGGTATGATCCGAAAGGAGGCGTTCTCATGACATCTGAGGAGGAAACTAATGGTGTTCTTCAGACCAACACATTGATATTGTACAACGTATCAGCTGGTGACTATGGAAAGTACACATGCAAGGCTAAAAATCATCTCGGAAGTGCAACAGTGTACATCACTTTACAAGgaaaat CTCGTCCAACACCAGCATCGATCACAAACATTTCAGTCGCTGATAATGCCGGGATTGTTATGTGGAAACCAGGTTTCGATGGAGGTGAACCGCAGACCTTCTACGTAGAGTATAAAGAAGTGCTAACTGGCGTTACCTATAGAACGGAAAATACGACAGATGTAAACACGACACTTACAAATTTAAAACCAGGAACGGCTTATCAAATAACAGTGATCAGTGCAAACCGACTAGGAGATCACAGAAGTAACACAATCACAACTACCACATCAG attCACCTAGTACTATATCTCGTAAAAGTGACAGTACAATTGCTATTGCGATAGTCACCGGTGTAATCTTAGTAATTGCCATGGTTCCACTTCTACTCATATTCATGCTTCGCCGtaagaataataataacaagAGAAGAC GTGACAATGTATCTACACACTC ACATTTTCCGCTGTTTTTAACAAGACAAGAAGAAGCAGTCCCTCTCCGGGAGATTCATCCTGAGACACAAGAAAATACAG ACGTACCGACGTATGCAGTTGTAAACAAAAGGTCAAATAGACGACAAAATGGAGATTATATAACATTgccag ATCCCGAAGGGCAGGTCACTATCTATGAAAACGTTCCACGTGATGCTGCAGCAACAGCCGAACCACCCTTCCTCTCACCTCGTATTG ATGAAGAATCCAAGTACATCAATATACCTCGTACACAAGAAGAGACACCTCCGATTATAGAACCTCGTAACCCAGCAAATAACACCAACCGTCGCAACCTTCTCGTCGAACCAACGTACACAAATACACCTCGAACTAGAGCACAAATACCAACATATGAGGGACCATACGAACTTCTCCAAGAACCAATCCCACTAAGGTCTCCGAATCTAAAAGAGGGGTCTACAAAACCCCCAAAGAAAAGTGGGAGAAATAAACGAAAACAGTATGAGAATGTTCGTGAGAATCGTCTGCTCAGTGATCGAGACAGGGAGCTTGAGTACGAACTGGATGCTGATATGCTCCCACCAGAGGACGAATATGAGAATTTGCCTGACAATCTAAATGACAATTCTGAATATACCAATATTGGTAGAAGGAAACATACAAATGGGGCAGATTCATCTGTATCAGATACCGGAAAGGATGGAATGCCATTACCGTTACCAAAAAAGAAG CGTGCGGCCAATGTAGAAGGTTTAGTCTACGCTGATCTAGATCTGATCAAAAAAGAGATGAGTTCAGAGAGGAATGATCCAAGGAGAACGGAAGCAGAAGAACCTCCTACTGAATATGCAACAATCGATATTGCTAAAACTGAAAAATTGCGCAGGGAACGAGAGAAGAATAAAAAGTCATCAGCAAAATAG